In the Dolichospermum flos-aquae CCAP 1403/13F genome, CCTGTCGTATATGGAACAAGTAAAGTATTTGTATCGAGGACAATAATTGCATTATCTTTGATATCTTCAACTGGCTTGAGTACATTAGCGAATAATGAGGTTGCATCAGGAAAAATCCGATTAGCAATAAAAATATCAACTTCACTTTGTTCTGATTTACCTTGATTTGGTGACATAATTTTAAACTCCAATTTACATAATTTTTTAGATGAACACAAAGTACATAGTGATGTTATCTAGAATAGACTAATCTTTTACATAGGAAGCATTATTTAGAAACATGATTTTAGCTTTTTGCTCATCCATTTGTAGCAATAAGTGTCTTAAATCATGTAAGGCATCTTCTATGAAAGGAATAACAAAGCTATCATCATTAAATGGTTCAATTTCATCCTCAGCTTGAGAAATTGTAACTTCCATTCTTTCATGTATTTCTTTGATATCGTTAATAACATTTATGTTATAGAGATTCCAAGAAAAAATCTTGTATTTATTGCTTTTATAGACATCATTACTCCATTTTGAAGCAATACTTTTATAGAATTTTGAGTTAAATTCTTTCTCAGTCATTGATTTCAGTATTCTATAAGTTTTAACAAAAGACACTAGAGAATCATAGTTGCTATAAAGTTCTCCCCAAATTGCCGATTTAATTTCATACTCCTTGTTTTTTTCTTTGAACAAATCAACTGATTCTTTAACAATTAAAGATATTAAAGCTGCCGGAGGCAGTAAATATACAAGATGATCTAAATCATGTAGGTGATTTAGTCCAAGCGGTAAAGAAATAAGAGATATACTTATAATTGATAACTTCAAATTCTCATTTTTTTCAATATGAGCAATAATATCTTTAATATAGCCCTGCCTCCAATTAAGCCAAATAATAAGGAACATAAAACCAATCAACAAATTTTCCATAATATTTTCTTTCATAAAATGTGGGAGCATAAGTTGTGGAATGCAGATATCTGTCAACTTTAAACAAATGAAGTATATCACCTTTTACACAAATGATATTATTGATTAACAAAAATTAACTCCTTTTATAAACCACTTCCATTCTCAACTTCTCCATCTCAATCTTCAACCTTTCATTCTCCATTTTCAAAACCAAATTCTCATCCTTAATTACTTCAACCTCATTCCGTTTACTCAAAGCCTGATTAATTGCTAACTTCCGCATATCCAAAGAAAACCAACGTTGATAAGTTTTCGTATGAATCTGCACACTATGACCCAAATTATCCGCCGCAGCTTTAATAGGAACTCCCAAAATATGCGCTCGAATTGCCCAACCATGACGTAAATCATAGGGTTTAAAATCCAACCCGATTTTTCTAAACCACCAACTCACTCTTTGAATTAAAGCCGTGATTTCCGCATGATTATTCTGGTCTTTTTTACTAATTGCTATAGCCAACATTTCCAAATATTTCGGATTTCTTAAATCAAATTTATCAATCCATTCCTTATATAAAGGTAAAGCTTCCCTTTCACCAGTTTTACAATCTTTATCAACCTTCCAAGTTAAATCTACATTTTCATCACTCAACCACCAATCAATATGAGGATTTACAAAAAGCTCCCTGGGACGTAAACCAAAAACCGCCAACATTCCATAAGTCCAACGCCATAATTTCCAACTATCTTTAACATCTTGATTAACTTGCTTACCTCGATTATGCAAATATTCATCAAACTTATAAAATCCAGTAACTATATCCTTATCAGTAGGAACATTGCGAGAATTACTTTCAGGAACTTTAGAATAATTAGTTAAATTAATCTCAATGTTAAAAAGTTGACAAAAAACAGAAATAGCCCTCACAGCATTATATTTAGCCCATTCCTTATCTATCTTATCAATCGCATTAATCAAAACTTCCCCATTTGCCAAATCATCAGCATTTGTATAACGCTTAATTCGAGAAAAATAATAGAAAAAAGTATGTTTACTTTTAGTCGTGCGTTTATGGGTTTTAAAATATTCATCTTCAAACCTTGCCAATAACTCACCAATAGTTCGTAAATCCTTTTTAATTGCCTCATTTCCCAAATATTTATCATTCCAAACAAAACTTTTTCTAGCAATTAACTTTCCTAATTCATAAGCCTCTTCTTCAGCAGTTTTCAGTCCATCTAAGTTGGCAGGAATGTTTAAACTGAGGTTGTACTGTTTTTTACCTGTTTTGTTAATGTCTGCATCACCTGGTTTCAGGGGTAAAGTTGCCCGTAATTGCAGACATCCATTTGATTCTCGAATTGTTACTCTGATCTTTGCAGACTTCAAACGCAGATTTATCTGCTGTATTTCCTGGGTTAAGTTGGTTTTCATGTTGGGTTGTTTGTGGCGATCGCCTCAAATAAACAAAAAAAATGTAAAATTCAAAACTTCTGCTCTTGATTTTGAATTTTTTATTTTGCATTTTTAATTGTTTATTAGCCTATACTTAAACCCAAAATAAATATGTTAATTGCAAACATAGTTTATTGCTAACATTCCCAAGTGCGATAGCGTATACCTGACGGGACTATCGCTAAATAATCAACTGTCAGAATCAGGATGTCCAGGATTTTAGGATTTACAGAATTTGATTTATTATGTTGATGTTGGGTTGTTGATGGAATTTGTCAGAATCAGGATGTCCAGGATTTTAGGATTTATAGGATGTTAATGTTGGGTTTTACTATTGTTCAACCCAACCTACCAGTTATTTTTGATTAAATGGTATCTGGATCAATATTTAACTCCCTCAACTTTGCTGCTAAACGTTTGGATTTTTCGGATTCCATAGCGGCTCTTTTAGCTTCAATTTCTGCTCTTTCAGATTCCATAGCGGCTCTTTTAGCTTCAATTTCTGCTCTTTCAGCTTCAATTTCTGCACTTTCTTCAGGTGTAGGAACTAAAGTTCCATCTGATGTAAAATACCTTAACAAACCCTGATCAATTCCTAAATATAAACCCAATTCTTCACTCCATAAATGTCCTTTTTCATTAGGTTCTACAGGTTGATATTTCCCATGTATTAAATAAAAACCTACAAATTCCAAGGTATAAGGATCAAACCAAAAATATTCAGGTGTGCGGAAAGTCTCTTGATAAAGTTCTTTTTTAGTTTCTCTATCAGTTTTAGCCGTAGTTGGTGAAAGAATCTCCACAATTAAGTTAGGATATTTGCCATTTTCATCCCACACTACCCAACTTTTTCTAATTTTGCGTTCCGTCCCTAAAACCACGAAAAAATCTGGACCTCTCACATCTTCTGATTTTTTTGATGCGGACTATAGTAAATACTCAGATTTCCTACAGCATAAAAATCAGTTCTCTCTTTCCATAACCATTTAAGAGATTTTATTAAGATCATTATTTGTTCGAGATGCAGTTCTGTTTCCACGGGAGGTTCATCACTATATAAATCACTGGGTGGGAAAATAATATCTTCTGAGATATTAGGTTGCAATTCTAGTGCTTGAGTAATCATCATGATATGATAGCAAGTAATTATTTGTTTATTGTAGCATTAACAATTTCAAAATTGTTGTTTGAGTTGGATGAAATCAATAAATAAAAATTCGACGGACAATTATCGGTAAACAAGTGTGAGGGTAAGCTAGTGCAAAAATATTTCCAATCATTAATCAAATGTATTGTTGTGGGGCTTGGTGGCTTTCTTATAATTAGCTCTTTACTCGAAGGTAAATGGATTGAGGCTTTGACATTTGCTATGGGAACTTTAATTGGCGTGATAAGTACAAATACTCCTCGCATCCAAGGGCGTAAACAGATGCAAATTCCAGAGAAGTATAAAAAGCTGGCAAATTATCTGGCCACGGGACAATGGAAAAAAGCAGATAAAGAAACAACAGAATTGTTAATGAAACAAGAGCAAAGCAGTCTCTATGATGTAGTGAGCTTTGATTACCTGGGTGATAGTTTCACTATAAATGAACTATATGATATGCCTTACCAACGGATATGTGAGTATTGTGCCTCTATTCCCTGCGAAAATATCCAAATTATTGATCTGTTGTGGGGACACTTTAGTGATGGACGGTTTGGACTTAGTGCTCAACGCAAAGTAGCTTGGGAAAATAAAATTCAAGATATGAAAGATATGGAGAAACTTGGAGAGCTTTTAGGTTGGCGAGACAATGGTTACTGGATCTATTACGAAGACCTTACTTTTGATATGAAAGCACCATTAGGGCATCTTCCTGTTGATTGGTTCTTCTTGCTTGATAGAGCATCAGGTATTGTACCTATAGAACATGAGTTCGGCAAAAGAGAAAATCCTGTGATGTTTTATACGTATATCTGGTTCGTGCTTCAATTAAGATTTAGTAAGTGCCTCGAAGAGTAGGCATAACCTAACGCATTTATTGGGTTGTGCTGTCGCTTAACCCAACCTTGTATTTTCTCGTTCCCAGCCAGACTCTCGGAATGTAGATGACGAGGTTCTACCTCAACCCTAATAAGCGGAGGCATTCTTTGTCTGAGCCGGGGAACGAGAGGTTAGCATTAGACTATATTTAGACTAAAAATAAATGTGTTAACCGCAAACATAGTTTATTGCCGACATAGCTCACTGCAAGCATAAAACTATTAAACCAGCAATATAAATACTCCGGTCCTTACCACGGTTACGACGGATTCGCAATCTTCGCTCGTGACATGGATTTGGCACTCAACAGCCCAACATGGGGATTAATCGGCGCTCCCTGGAACAAGTCTGCAAAGAAAGCATTAAGAGCTACAGCAGCAGTCTAGGAAACAGAGTAGGGGCAAACCTGGCCGGATAGGAAAAGTCTGGGGTTTAGCCCCAGGGGGGAGTAGGGAATTCAAGATTCAAAATTAAAAATTCTCAGTTTTGAATTTTGCATTCTGAATTTTGAGCAACATTCCCCACTCTCTATACACCAAACAATACACAGAAGTCTCGGAGATACGCAAAATGCCTCAAGATCCCAATAAGATTCAGGACCACGTTGAGCTATTCCACCAACCAGAATACCAAGAACTGTTTGAAAACAAAAAACAGTTTGAAAACGGCCACACCCCTGAAGAAGTACAACGAGTTTCCGAATGGACAAAAAGCTGGGAATACCGGGAAAAGAACTTTGAACGGACAGCTTTAACCGTTAACCCAGCTAAGGGTTGTCAACCTTTAGGCGCTATGTTTGCGGCTGTGGGTTTTGAAGGTACTCTTCCCTTTGTTCAAGGTTCTCAAGGTTGCGTGGCTTACTTCCGTACCCACTTAACCCGTCACTACAAAGAACCATTTGCTGGTGTTTCTTCTTCCATGACAGAAGACGCTGCTGTGTTCGGTGGTTTACAAAACATGATTGATGGTTTGGCTAACTCCTACAGCTTGTACAAGCCAAAAATGATCGCTGTTTGCACCACTTGTATGGCAGAAGTTATCGGTGATGACTTACAGTCATTTATCGGTAATGCTAAAGAAGCTGGTTCAGTTCCTCAAGATTTCCCCGTACCTTTTGCTCACACACCTAGCTTCGTTGGTTCTCACATCACTGGTTACGACAACATGATGAAGGGAATTCTTTCTACCTTAACCGTAGGTAAAAAGACAGCCAAGAGCAACGGTAAAATCAACTTCATTCCTGGTTTTGATACCTACGTGGAAAACAACCGCGAAATTAAGCGGATTGCTTCTTTAATGGGTATTGACTACACCTTGTTGTCTGACAACAGTGATTATGTTGATTCACCTTGTGATGGTGAATACAATATGTATCCAGGTGGTACTAAGTTGGAAGATGCAGCAGATTCCATCAACGCTAAGGCTACTATTGCTCTTCAAGCTTACTCTACCACCAAGACCCGCGAATACATTGCTAAGGAATGGAATCAAGACGTTAGTGTTGCTCGTCCTTGGGGTATCAAGGGAACTGACGAGTTCTTGATGAAACTCAGCGAAATGACTGGTAAGGCTATTCCTGAAGAGTTAGAAATCGAACGTGGTCGTGCAGTTGACGCAATGACCGACTCCCATGCTTGGTTACATGGTAAGCGTTTCGCTATCTACGGTGATCCTGACTTAGTTTACAGCGTAGTTGGTTTCATGTTGGAAATGGGTGCTGAACCAGTACACATCTTGGTTCACAACACCAATGAAGTATTCGAGAAAGAATTGCAAGCATTGTTAGATTCTAGCACCTTCGGTAAGTCCGCTAAAATCTGGGGTGGTAAAGACTTGTGGCACTTACGCTCCTTGTTATTCACCGAACCCGTAGACCTGTTGATTGGTAACTCCTACGGTAAGTACCTGTGGCGCGATTGTGGTGTACCTTTGGTAAGAATCGGTTATCCTATCATGGATCGTCACCACTACCACCGTTACGCAACTGTTGGTTACAAAGGTATAATCAACCTGTTGAACTGGATCGTTAACACAGTCTTTGAAGAAATTGACCGCAGCACCAATGTTGCTGGTAAGACCGATATTTCCTACGACTTAATTCGTTAAGAATGTCTGTAGGGTGGGGTTTCCCCATCCTTTCGCTGAAAAATAGACAAAGGGGACTGGGACTTAGGCAATTTACCTAAAATCCCATCCCCTATCTCCAGTTCTTAATAATTAAACGCAGATAAACGCAGATGAATTAATTTTTTCTCTTTTCTCTTGCAAAACCAAATGTTATGAAAATCCCACCCCTAGAAAATACAGATAAATACATATCTTTTTTGAAAGTTTATCTGTGTAAATATTAAGTTAATCAGATTTTGCAGAAAATCTATAAATCAATACAAACTAAGTATAAAAACTTGGTTATTTTCGGGGAATTAGAATTATTATATTTAATATATCCTGTGGTAATCCTAAATTATTTGTGAGATATTTCTCACTTATTCTCTATTACAGCAAGTTTCTATGATCTTTTCTGTAGAGACACAAACCCAGAAATAGATAATGCTGTAAATAGTTCCACAAATAATTTTTATTAATTTGCAATATTTTTCTCGAAGTCATCATCTTGATGATTAACTTTAAGCAAGATTTGTCATGGTTGTAAACTCCATCTAGCCCCAGAATAAAAATGAAAGTCACCCAAAGCAAAATTAACGAACTTCTGAGTGAATCAGGATGCGAACATAATCAACAGAAACAGGGAGAAAAGAAAAATAAATCTTGTACCCAACAGGCTCAACCAGGTGCGGCTCAAGGTGGTTGTGCCTTTGATGGGGCGATGATTGCTTTAGTTCCTATTACCGATGCTGCTCACTTGGTACATGGTCCCATTGCTTGCGCGGGCAATTCCTGGGGAAGTCGTGGTAGTCTGTCTTCTGGACTAATGCTTTATAAGACAGGTTTTACTACCGATGTGGGTGAAAATGATGTCATTTTCGGTGGGGAGAAAAAGCTTTATAAGGCGATTTTAGAAATAAAAGAACGTTATCAGCCAGCGGCAGTTTTTGTTTACGCTACTTGCGTTACAGCCTTAATTGGTGATGATATTGATGCAGTTTGTAAGGTGGCAGCCGAAAAAATTGGTACTCCGGTAATTCCTGTCATTGCTCCCGGATTTATTGGTAGTAAAAATTTAGGTAATCGCTTTGGTGGTGAATCCTTACTAGAATATGTAGTGGGAACTGCTGAACCTGAATATACTACCCCTTATGATATTAATTTAATAGGTGAATATAATATTGCTGGGGAAATGTGGGGGGTTTTACCTTTATTTGAAAAGTTAGGAATTCGGGTTTTATCGAAAATTACTGGTGATGCTCGTTATGAAGAAGTGCGTTATGCTCACCGAGCTAAATTAAATGTGATGATTTGCTCACGAGCGTTATTAAATATGGCGCGAAAAATGCAGGAACGTTACGGAATTCCCTACATTGAAGAGTCATTTTATGGAATTAAAGATATTAACCGTTGTCTGCGAACTGTAGCTGCTAAATTAGGTGATGCTGATTTGCAGGAACGCACAGAAAAACTCATTGCTGAAGAAACTGCGGCTTTAGATATTGCACTTGCTCCCTATCGAGAAAAATTAAAAGGAAAACGCATTGTTCTATATACTGGTGGTGTGAAAAGTTGGTCAATTATTTCTGCTGCGAAGGATTTGGGAATTGAAGTTGTGGCCACAAGTACCCGTAAAAGTACAGAAGAAGATAAAGCGAAAATCAAAAATTTGTTGGGTAATGATGGCATTATGTTGGAGAAGGGGAACGCCTCCGAACTCCTGAAATTAATTGAAGAAACTAACGCAGATATGCTTATTGCTGGCGGTAGAAATCAATATACTGCTCTCAAAGCGAGAGTTCCCTTTTTAGATATTAACCAAGAACGTCATCATCCTTATGCCGGTTATGTGGGCATGGTGGAAATGGCACGGGAGTTGACTGAGGCTTTATATAGCCCCGTTTGGGAGCAAATTCGTAAGCCTGCTCCTTGGGAATAATTGAAAATTACAGCACACATCTTGTTTTTGTTTCGCGCAAAGGTGCAAAGGAGCAAAGACGCAAAGGAAGAAATACTTTGAGATTATTGAGATTATAGTTATTATGGCGATCGCAATTGTTCCAGAAAAGTCTCTGACTGTAAACCCCCTCAAACAAAGTCAGGCTTTAGGCGCTTCTTTGGCTTTTTTGGGGTTGAAGGGAACTATGCCTTTATTTCATGGTTCTCAGGGTTGTACGGCGTTTGCAAAGGTGGTTTTGGTTCGACATTTTCGGGAAGCAATTCCTCTTGCTACTACTGCAATGACGGAAGTTACTACGATTTTGGGTGGTGAGGAAAATGTGGAGCAAGCTATTCTCACTTTGGTGGAAAAGGTACAACCGGAAATTATTGGTTTGTGTACCACTGGTTTAACAGAAACTAGAGGTGATGATATTGAAATGTTCTTGAAAGATATTCGAGAACGTCACCCTGAACTTAATCATTTAGCCATTATTTTTGCTCCTACTCCTGATTTTAAAGGTGCATTACAAGACGGTTTTGCAGTTGCGGTAGAAAGTATAGTTAAAGAAATTCCCAAAGCAGGGGGAATTAAACCCGAACAAATCACCATTTTAGCTGGTGCTGCGCTCACTCCTGGAGATGTCCAAGAAGTTCGAGAAATGGTAACAGCTTTCGGTCTAGAACCAATATTTGTACCTGATTTGGGAGCTTCTTTAGATGGACATTTGGAAGATGGTTATACTGCTATAACTGCTAGTGGCACAACTCTCAAACAATTACGTTCTCTTGGTAGTTCGGCTTTTACCTTAGCATTAGGTGAAAGTATGTTAGGGGCGGCGAAAATTTTAGAGGAACGGTTTGGAACTAACTATCAAGTATTCAGAGATTTAACAGGATTAGAACCTGTAGATAAATTTCTGCAAAAGTTATCTTTATTAAGTGGAAATCCCGTTCCTGAAAAATATCGTCGTCAACGTCGTCAATTGCAAGACGCAATGTTAGATACTCACTTTTATTTTAGTGGAAAACGAGTATCTTTAGCTTTAGAACCGGATTTGTTGTGGACAATGGTGGGATTTTTGCAATCAATGGGGGCAGAAATTCACAATGCTGTCACCACAACTCGTTCTCCATTACTTGAACTACTTCCTATCAATAATGTCACCATTGGTGATTTAGAGGATTTTGAAAACTTGGCGCAAGGTTCTGATTTATTGATTGGTAATTCCCACGTGAATACCATCTCTAAACGCCTTTCTATTCCGCTCTATCGTTTAGGTATTCCCATTTATGACCGATTAGGAAATGGTCTATTTACCAAAGTAGGCTATCGCGGTACTATCGAGCTTCTTTTTGGTATGGGAAACCTATTCATAGAACAAGAAGAATCATCAATGATGAACCAATGGTCATCAGTAATCAACAAATAACACCTGATACCATTTTTTCTATCTCTGTGTCCTCTGTGCCTCTGTGGTTCGTTCATCTTAATTCAGAATAATTAGTATGACAACCGACCACCAACAACAGGGCAAGCGCATCTTATTTTTAGAATGCTTACTGGACAAAGGTTTTGACGATTGTTAAGTTTTGTAACTAAAAGTTAAAACCCTTGCTGGGCATGGATTACAGAATTTAGGTGCGTTTGCCCTGCCACCAACAACTGACAACTGACAACCAACAAAGGACAAATGAAAGTGAAAATTGCTTTTACGACAACTGACCGAATTCATGTTAATGCTCACTTTGGTTGGGCTAAGGAAATTGATGTTTATGAAATTTCCGATAACGGATATGAATTCGTTGAAACTCTCAAGTTTGAAGGTGATTTGAAGGAAGATGGTAATGAAGATAAAATTACCCCCAAACTACAAGCACTGAATGATTGCACAATTGTTTATGTTGTCGCTATTGGTGGTAGTGCAGCCGCTCGTTTAATTAAAAAGAGTGTAACCCCAGTTAAGGCTAAATCTGAAGAGGAAAAAATTGAAGATATTCTCAACAAATTAGTCAAAACTCTCAAGGGTAATCCTCCACCTTGGTTACGGAAAGCTTTAGGACAGAAAAAACTTAGTTTTGCTGAAGAACTTGAGAACGAAGCAACATTATGAGTACAAATGATGTGAATGGAACTGGTAACAATTCAGAGGGGGTTTTAACTCCTTTCCACAAATCATTAGTTCAACAAATCCGGGCGCAAGATAGTTATGGTTTTTACCGGAGTTGGACTGATGAATTAATCCTCAAACCCTATATTGTTACTAAACAAAAGAAACGGGAAATTTCCGTAGAAGGTGAAATTGATCCCGCAACTCTTTCCCGAATAAATGCTTTTTTTCGAGCGATAGCATCCAGTATTGAAAAGGAAACCGGACTTATTTCTAATGTGGTTGTGGAATTAGGACATGAGGGTTTCGGTTGGGCTTTAATATTTTCTGGACGCTTATTATTAACTGTAAAAACCTTACGTGATGCCCATCGTTTTGGTTTTGATTCCTTCGATAAATTAGACGAAGAAGGCGCAAAGTTTGTGGAAAAAGGCATTGATTTAGCCAAGCGTTTCCCCGAAGTTGGCAATCTTTAATTAGTCAGTTGTCAGTAGGGGCGAAGCATTTGGAAGATAAATTATCGGTCATTGCCAAAAATAGTTCTCCAAATGCTTCGCCCGTACAGTTGTCAGCATTTGGAAGATAAATTATCGGTCATTGCCAAAAATAGTTCTCCAAATGCTTCGCCCGTACAGTGGTCAGTGGTTAGTGGTTAGTGGTTAGAGGAAACTTTCAAATTTGTTCTCTTCTATAGCAAATTACAACTGACAACTGACAACTGACAAAGGACAACTGACAAAGGACAAAAAATATGACAATTGAGGAAATTACAACCAAGATCAAAAAGCTAAATAGTAAAGCAGGTCAAATGAAAATGGATCTGCATGATTTAGCGGAAGGTTTGCCCACAGACTACCACAAACTAATGGATGTTGCTGCGGAAACTTACGAAATCTACTGTCAGTTAGATGGACTCAAGCAACAACTCAAAAAAATGGAGAATTCTAAATGAGTACCAATATTGATGAATTCAAGAAGTTAGTAGATGCAGAAGAATTTTTCATCTTCTTTAATCTGCCCTATGACCAAAAATTTGTAAATGTCAATCGTTTACATATTTTGAAAAAGTTTTCTCAGTTCATGAGTCAAATTGATGATACTTATCCCCAGATAAGTGACGAAGAAAGATTAGAGAAATATTGTACAGCTTTGCAACAAGCTTATCAGGTGTTTATAGAATCTACACCCCATGAACAAAAGCTGTTCAAGGTGTTTAATGATAAGCGAAAAAATGTTGTCACCCTGACAGAAATCACCTCAGATTAGGAGTTAAAAAGTGATCAACCTAACGCCTACCGAATTGGAACGCTATAGTCGCCAAATGATGCTTCCTAATTTTGGCGAATTAGCTCAAAAGCGCCTGAAATCAGCGACTGTTTTGGTGTCGGGTGTGGGTGGATTAGGCGGTACGGCGGCGCTTTACCTAGCAGTAGCGGGTGTTGGGCGGCTAATCCTAGTCCGGGGTGGAGATTTGCGGCTGGATGATATGAATCGTCAGGTTTTGATGACTGACGACTGGGTGGGTAAACCTAGAGTATTTAAAGCCCAAGAAACACTTAAAGCCATCAATCCCGATGTCCAAGTGGATGTAGTTCACGATTACATTACCGCCGAAAATGTGGATGAGTTGGTGCAGTCGGCGGATATGGCTTTGGATTGCGCTCATAATTTCACTGAACGCAATTTGTTAAATGCAGCCTGTGTCCGCTGGCGCAAGCCCATGGTAGAGGCGGCTATGGATGGAATGGAGGCTTACCTCACTACGATTATTCCTGGTGTTACGCCTTGTTTATCCTGTCTGTTTCCAGAAAAGCCTGATTGGGATCGGCGCGGTTTTTCTGTGCTGGGGGCTGTTTCTGGGACTTTGGCTTGTTTGACGGCGTTAGAAGCGGTGAAGTTGATTACTGGTTTTAGTCAACCGCTGTTGTCAGAGTTGCTGACCATTGATTTGAACCGAATGGAATTTGCTAAACGCCGTTCTCACCGCGATCGCAATTGTCCAGTCTGTGGTAATACTGCCCCTTGGAGATATTCCCAATCTCAAACTGCAACGGTATAAAGTACCTCTTTTTTCAAATCCACATTCCAAATCAGAATATTCGCTACAGAATAGGAAACAAAATGACTGTTACTTTAACAGAAAAGGCTGAATTTCGTCTGCGGGCATTTTTAAAAGGTTCTGCAACTGAAGACGCTAAAAAAGGTGTCCGCATCTCCGTTAAAGATGGTGGTTGCAGTGGCTACGAGTATGGCATCGAAATTACCAGTAAGCCCCAACCTGATGATGTCGTATCTCAACAAGGAAATGTGTTGATTTACGTTGATGCTAAAAGTGCGCCTTTATTAGCAGGTGTGGTAGTTGATTTTGTTGAGGGAGTAATGGACAGCGGCTTCAAGTTTTCCAATCCCAATGCAACTGATACCTGCGGTTGTGGCAAATCTTTTAAAACAGATGATGGTACTCCCACTGGTGTACCTTGCGGCCAATAGTTCAAAGTTCAAAAAATAAGCCTTTCATTTTGAATTTTGAACTCAGCCGGGGAAACTTAACTAACTCAAAAACTCACTTCATTCACGTTTGAGGAGAATTAAAAAATGGCGACCTACCAAGTAAGATTGATCAGCAAAAAAGAAGACTTCGACACCACAATTGAATGTGACGAAGACACCACAATTCTAGATGCAGCAGACGAAGCTGGGATTGAATTACCTTTCTCCTGTCACTCCGGTGCTTGTTCTAGCTGTGTAGGTAAGGTTGTTGAAGGTGAAATCAATCAA is a window encoding:
- a CDS encoding 2Fe-2S iron-sulfur cluster-binding protein is translated as MATYQVRLISKKEDFDTTIECDEDTTILDAADEAGIELPFSCHSGACSSCVGKVVEGEINQDDQSFLDDEQIGKGFALLCVTYPRSNSTIKTHQEPYLA
- a CDS encoding HesA/MoeB/ThiF family protein, with the protein product MINLTPTELERYSRQMMLPNFGELAQKRLKSATVLVSGVGGLGGTAALYLAVAGVGRLILVRGGDLRLDDMNRQVLMTDDWVGKPRVFKAQETLKAINPDVQVDVVHDYITAENVDELVQSADMALDCAHNFTERNLLNAACVRWRKPMVEAAMDGMEAYLTTIIPGVTPCLSCLFPEKPDWDRRGFSVLGAVSGTLACLTALEAVKLITGFSQPLLSELLTIDLNRMEFAKRRSHRDRNCPVCGNTAPWRYSQSQTATV
- the nifW gene encoding nitrogenase-stabilizing/protective protein NifW, with the translated sequence MSTNIDEFKKLVDAEEFFIFFNLPYDQKFVNVNRLHILKKFSQFMSQIDDTYPQISDEERLEKYCTALQQAYQVFIESTPHEQKLFKVFNDKRKNVVTLTEITSD
- a CDS encoding NifX-associated nitrogen fixation protein, whose product is MSTNDVNGTGNNSEGVLTPFHKSLVQQIRAQDSYGFYRSWTDELILKPYIVTKQKKREISVEGEIDPATLSRINAFFRAIASSIEKETGLISNVVVELGHEGFGWALIFSGRLLLTVKTLRDAHRFGFDSFDKLDEEGAKFVEKGIDLAKRFPEVGNL
- a CDS encoding HesB/IscA family protein codes for the protein MTVTLTEKAEFRLRAFLKGSATEDAKKGVRISVKDGGCSGYEYGIEITSKPQPDDVVSQQGNVLIYVDAKSAPLLAGVVVDFVEGVMDSGFKFSNPNATDTCGCGKSFKTDDGTPTGVPCGQ
- a CDS encoding CCE_0567 family metalloprotein, translating into MTIEEITTKIKKLNSKAGQMKMDLHDLAEGLPTDYHKLMDVAAETYEIYCQLDGLKQQLKKMENSK